A window of the Eubacterium sp. 1001713B170207_170306_E7 genome harbors these coding sequences:
- a CDS encoding helix-turn-helix domain-containing protein, whose amino-acid sequence MTFSDFSKILKISENILKRIETGEYYEITLNQIKYISKCLNISLDEILFLNSSKKNYKEDADSELYQQYLNLEYSDRRNNISDIKKILNIIEKEILGRQLKPQLYLSKDEYELINYYNMIENQLTKWQIIGKLIETGKKENKNSNNIVFIDFHSRKKL is encoded by the coding sequence ATTACATTTTCTGATTTTTCAAAAATATTAAAAATTAGTGAAAATATTTTAAAGAGAATTGAAACTGGTGAGTATTATGAAATTACATTGAATCAAATCAAGTATATTTCTAAATGTTTAAATATATCTTTAGATGAAATATTATTTTTAAATAGCAGTAAAAAAAATTATAAAGAAGATGCAGATTCAGAGTTGTATCAACAGTATCTAAATTTAGAATATTCCGATAGAAGGAATAATATAAGTGATATAAAAAAAATACTTAATATAATTGAAAAAGAAATATTGGGAAGACAGTTGAAACCACAATTATATCTTTCTAAAGATGAATATGAACTGATTAATTATTACAATATGATTGAAAATCAATTAACAAAATGGCAGATTATTGGTAAATTGATCGAAACAGGAAAAAAGGAAAATAAAAATAGTAACAATATAGTATTTATTGATTTTCATAGCAGAAAAAAGCTTTAA
- a CDS encoding LytTR family DNA-binding domain-containing protein, with protein sequence MNIIICDDDKSVPGFLIPYIKSIEDHYSDIDTFYFNNGKDLIEWSKKNSSKIDILFIDIEMPTMDGLETVKLLRAMGEDCIVIYISCHKEYVFDTLHYEIFNYLVKPLNSEILINCLNAAIEKYKKNHFIHEVYCDGNHYFFHLDDIYYIESFRRQVTYYTKTGEYTVFDQISKLEKIFEPYGFLRSHKSYLINMSKVIRYKDCTFYLVGGGTAMISNRQRSDILKKYYEYVKKRIF encoded by the coding sequence ATGAATATCATTATATGTGACGATGATAAATCTGTTCCTGGATTTTTAATTCCATACATTAAGAGTATAGAAGATCACTATTCTGATATAGATACTTTTTATTTTAATAATGGAAAAGATTTAATCGAATGGTCAAAAAAGAATTCATCTAAAATTGATATCTTATTTATTGATATTGAAATGCCAACAATGGATGGCTTAGAGACGGTCAAGTTATTAAGAGCAATGGGTGAAGACTGCATTGTTATTTATATCTCTTGTCACAAAGAGTATGTATTCGATACGCTTCATTATGAAATATTTAATTATTTAGTAAAGCCCTTAAATAGCGAGATTTTAATAAATTGTCTGAATGCGGCAATTGAAAAATATAAGAAGAATCATTTTATACATGAAGTATACTGTGACGGAAATCATTATTTTTTTCATTTAGATGATATCTATTATATCGAATCTTTCAGAAGGCAAGTGACCTATTATACTAAAACAGGAGAATATACAGTATTTGATCAAATTTCTAAGTTAGAAAAGATTTTTGAGCCATATGGTTTTTTAAGATCTCATAAAAGCTACCTTATTAATATGTCAAAAGTGATTCGCTATAAAGATTGTACGTTTTATTTAGTAGGAGGTGGAACGGCAATGATCAGTAATCGGCAACGTTCAGATATTTTAAAAAAGTATTATGAATACGTTAAAAAAAGAATTTTTTAG
- a CDS encoding glycoside hydrolase domain-containing protein: protein MDTMVEKTQKWLNANYAQYGTDRFPEVAEDGETGWGTINGLIRALQIELGIQETADNFGDGTIARFNQQYPNGISEQADSDKSESNVYGIIQGGLWCKGYSTGSSEITKHFYSGTGSGIKSLKTDAGVSASNSKVTLNVMKALLSMDQFVTLVDYGGSETITKIQRILNSKYESYIGLSPCDGLYGRQMNESMIKVLQAIEGYSVEDATGNFGDGTKAKLVNILVPGSGNSEALLLARYALCCNDYTINYTSTSWDSEMASQVTTFQSDLALPQTGTVDVNTWMSLLLSKGNTDRACDACDTRFEITDYRMQHLNANGYSIVGRYLTGGDFKELRKGEAQRIIAAGKKLFPIFQESGSDSEYFNTTNAAYDAESAVAAAMNYGIKSHQGIVIYFAVDFDAQDTTIENVIQPYFQKLKNTMEDKTRLNSAFKIGVYGTRNVCERVINIGYADTAFVSDMSTGYSGNMGYKIPSEWTFDQFSEYTVDDDSGEWGMDKVAFSGYTQPISGDQISDTPLVSYCVQTIRDNRQNMYLEDISGVSNGRDFRVLSNEIYLTISYSGDITHGMPHGVVNLIDTSSSESLYSLDIGNGQTNSYTIPIAYANTMHLNYTSKVDGYGLVDGSFTTYLTSKLYV from the coding sequence ATGGATACAATGGTTGAAAAGACACAAAAATGGTTAAATGCAAACTACGCGCAATATGGAACGGATCGATTTCCCGAGGTTGCGGAAGATGGAGAAACAGGATGGGGCACAATTAACGGCTTGATCCGAGCTTTGCAGATTGAATTAGGGATTCAGGAAACGGCTGATAACTTTGGAGATGGAACAATCGCACGGTTTAATCAGCAATATCCGAATGGAATTTCAGAGCAGGCAGATTCGGATAAAAGCGAATCAAATGTTTACGGTATTATCCAAGGTGGTCTCTGGTGTAAAGGCTATAGTACCGGATCAAGTGAAATCACCAAGCATTTTTATTCTGGAACCGGATCAGGGATAAAGTCATTGAAAACAGATGCTGGTGTGTCCGCATCCAATTCAAAGGTCACTCTGAACGTCATGAAAGCATTGTTATCAATGGATCAGTTTGTAACACTTGTCGACTACGGTGGATCAGAGACAATCACAAAAATTCAGCGGATTTTAAATTCAAAGTATGAAAGCTACATTGGTTTATCTCCCTGCGATGGATTGTACGGAAGACAAATGAATGAATCGATGATCAAGGTTTTGCAGGCTATTGAAGGCTACAGCGTTGAAGACGCGACTGGTAATTTTGGGGATGGCACAAAGGCAAAACTTGTAAATATCCTTGTTCCAGGAAGTGGTAACTCAGAGGCGCTGTTGCTTGCACGTTATGCGCTATGTTGCAATGATTATACCATCAATTATACATCCACTTCGTGGGATTCCGAGATGGCGTCTCAGGTTACAACTTTTCAAAGCGATTTGGCACTCCCACAAACGGGAACTGTTGATGTCAATACATGGATGTCCCTGCTGCTAAGCAAAGGAAATACTGATCGAGCCTGTGATGCTTGTGATACCCGTTTTGAAATCACAGATTATCGAATGCAGCATTTAAATGCCAATGGGTACAGCATTGTTGGGCGATACCTGACGGGCGGTGATTTTAAGGAATTAAGAAAAGGAGAGGCACAGCGCATCATTGCGGCCGGAAAAAAGCTATTTCCAATCTTTCAGGAATCGGGCAGTGATAGTGAATACTTCAATACTACCAATGCAGCCTATGACGCAGAATCGGCTGTAGCGGCAGCAATGAACTATGGTATCAAGAGCCATCAAGGAATTGTCATCTATTTCGCCGTCGACTTTGACGCTCAGGATACCACCATTGAGAACGTTATTCAGCCATATTTTCAAAAATTAAAAAATACCATGGAGGATAAAACAAGGCTTAATAGTGCCTTTAAAATCGGTGTCTATGGTACACGCAATGTCTGTGAGCGTGTGATCAATATCGGATATGCCGATACAGCTTTTGTCAGCGATATGTCCACAGGGTATAGTGGCAACATGGGTTATAAAATCCCATCAGAGTGGACTTTTGACCAGTTTAGCGAATACACAGTCGATGACGACAGCGGCGAATGGGGAATGGATAAAGTCGCATTCAGCGGGTATACGCAGCCGATTAGCGGCGATCAGATATCAGATACACCTTTAGTATCCTACTGTGTTCAGACCATCCGCGACAATCGACAAAATATGTACCTGGAGGATATCTCAGGCGTTTCAAATGGACGCGATTTCCGAGTGCTGTCCAATGAAATATATTTAACCATTAGTTATTCTGGAGATATTACTCATGGAATGCCTCACGGAGTTGTGAATTTGATAGATACTAGTTCGTCAGAATCCCTTTATAGTTTAGATATTGGAAATGGACAGACAAACTCTTACACGATTCCAATAGCTTACGCTAATACAATGCACTTGAATTATACATCCAAAGTGGACGGGTATGGACTGGTCGACGGTTCCTTCACCACTTATTTAACTTCAAAATTATATGTTTAA